From Pseudoalteromonas rubra, one genomic window encodes:
- a CDS encoding choice-of-anchor A family protein gives MKKKLFAGALVACAFSVSASSEHDLDKGYAALVFDDFYSTSGNALGAVFAGDDVSLNGYSIGYGHNSALNAHYLVAGGDIQYINGRQYVGHIIAGGQTDKVSEAVRLGLEAGAEVIANATTLPVDFADAQSDMLALSASLAELSQTGETLKQWGGLYLTGDNTSELQVFNLSGQDVQSSHTFDVSGIPDNATIVFNISGADANFAPLNNKSYATLSNHRQRTIFNFPDATALNLAGLQTEGVILAPKADITAPHGTATMPVIANSFNGSMELRGGSFTGQLPDDSAVCNGGLYAINYYGDAEQGYVHQIDLGTGQSNKVINLNNTASNIAAHDGKLYFIDQQSAKTRSSHIYSYDLSAQTQTLESVTDGYKVIRLAYDISGDVLKATSRTYAYDYDVTTGEKRVLGKMKASNEDFKNGDIAYSADGNTLYVLTGTALYTADANLELTLIGKHGINWASGLAISPEGTLYVSGRERNAEAAIYEIDPQTAQSTKLFHVPHRVNDLTWMKNFCN, from the coding sequence ATGAAGAAAAAGCTGTTCGCAGGCGCACTGGTTGCTTGTGCATTTTCGGTAAGCGCGTCATCTGAGCATGACCTGGATAAAGGCTATGCCGCACTGGTATTTGATGACTTTTATTCAACATCGGGAAATGCACTGGGTGCCGTGTTTGCAGGCGATGATGTCAGCCTCAATGGCTATTCTATCGGGTATGGCCATAACAGTGCACTGAATGCGCATTATCTGGTTGCTGGTGGAGACATTCAGTATATCAATGGCAGGCAGTATGTTGGACATATCATTGCTGGTGGCCAAACAGACAAGGTGAGCGAAGCCGTGCGTTTAGGTCTTGAAGCCGGTGCCGAGGTCATTGCCAACGCTACGACTCTGCCTGTCGACTTTGCCGATGCTCAGTCGGATATGTTAGCCCTGTCTGCCAGCCTGGCTGAATTGTCACAAACAGGTGAAACACTCAAGCAATGGGGTGGCCTTTACCTGACAGGCGATAATACCAGTGAGCTGCAGGTATTTAATCTTTCCGGTCAGGACGTTCAGTCAAGTCATACATTTGATGTCTCGGGTATTCCAGACAACGCCACGATTGTGTTCAATATTTCAGGTGCCGACGCTAATTTTGCACCGCTAAATAACAAAAGCTATGCAACGCTGAGCAACCACAGACAACGCACCATTTTTAACTTCCCAGATGCCACAGCACTAAACCTGGCCGGCTTGCAAACCGAAGGCGTGATTTTAGCACCCAAAGCCGATATCACAGCACCACACGGTACGGCAACCATGCCAGTTATCGCAAATAGCTTTAATGGCTCTATGGAGTTACGTGGCGGAAGCTTTACAGGTCAGCTGCCTGATGACAGCGCTGTATGTAACGGTGGTTTGTATGCCATTAACTATTACGGCGATGCCGAGCAAGGCTACGTACACCAAATAGACCTGGGAACAGGCCAGTCGAACAAAGTAATTAACCTGAATAACACAGCATCAAATATCGCTGCACATGACGGTAAACTTTACTTCATCGACCAGCAAAGCGCTAAGACCCGTAGCTCACACATTTACAGCTATGATCTGTCTGCACAAACGCAAACCCTGGAATCAGTGACTGATGGCTATAAAGTTATTCGTCTTGCCTATGACATCTCGGGTGACGTTCTGAAGGCCACCAGTCGCACATATGCTTACGACTACGATGTAACCACGGGTGAAAAGCGCGTGCTGGGTAAAATGAAAGCCTCGAACGAAGACTTTAAAAACGGCGATATTGCCTACTCAGCGGATGGCAACACGCTTTACGTGCTCACCGGCACTGCGCTGTACACCGCAGACGCAAATCTGGAGCTAACCCTGATTGGCAAGCATGGCATTAACTGGGCATCCGGTTTGGCCATCTCACCAGAAGGGACACTGTATGTGTCGGGCCGTGAGCGTAATGCTGAGGCGGCAATCTATGAGATTGATCCGCAAACTGCACAATCAACTAAGCTCTTCCACGTTCCGCATCGCGTGAATGACCTTACCTGGATGAAGAACTTCTGTAACTAA
- a CDS encoding VC0807 family protein: MIFNIIIPVVILTKFSGEQYLGPALGVAVALAFPLGFGLWERKNTGKFSFISGLGIVSVLLTGGISLLELDAKYIAIKEALIPGLIGIGIIVSQYTKYPLLKTLMFNDTVMDIEGIEKALAEKGNSDKLIKVQQVASKILASAFFLSSALNYILAKMIVVSPAGTEAYNSELGRMTALSYPVIMVPTMIVFFIALYYLLNSLKKLSGLKLEEMFHDQE; encoded by the coding sequence ATGATTTTTAACATTATTATTCCGGTGGTTATCCTGACTAAGTTTTCGGGAGAGCAATACTTGGGTCCGGCACTCGGGGTTGCAGTCGCGCTGGCCTTTCCACTAGGGTTTGGTCTGTGGGAACGTAAAAACACAGGAAAGTTCAGCTTTATCTCTGGTCTGGGTATTGTCTCCGTCTTGCTCACCGGAGGGATTAGTCTGCTGGAGCTGGATGCAAAATACATCGCCATCAAAGAAGCTTTAATCCCGGGGCTTATCGGGATTGGCATTATTGTCAGCCAGTATACTAAGTATCCCTTGCTAAAAACGCTGATGTTCAATGACACTGTCATGGACATTGAAGGAATAGAAAAGGCATTAGCAGAAAAAGGCAACAGCGATAAGTTAATCAAAGTGCAACAGGTTGCCTCCAAGATCCTTGCCAGTGCATTTTTCTTATCTTCAGCGCTAAACTATATTCTGGCAAAAATGATTGTCGTCAGCCCGGCAGGCACAGAGGCCTATAATAGTGAACTGGGCAGAATGACTGCGCTGAGCTACCCGGTGATTATGGTACCAACAATGATTGTCTTCTTTATCGCGCTCTATTACTTACTGAACTCTTTGAAGAAGCTCTCAGGACTTAAGCTTGAAGAGATGTTTCACGACCAGGAATGA
- a CDS encoding LysE family translocator produces MQFESWITFCSIALLATATPGPAALLVSMHSLSFGFKKSMLTVLGNITGLFIMSGLAVLGLSTVILHSALAFTMVKALGALYLIYLGVKLWRHGLSKLDVNESSCAKSNALSLYGQGVLVALTNPKAIVFTTALFPQFIVVSEPLFAQFSVLVLSFMSLSVLCLSSYAFAAQRAKSKARNLVSGKWLGKLFGSTFIGAGCFLATTSR; encoded by the coding sequence ATGCAATTTGAAAGCTGGATAACTTTTTGCTCAATCGCGTTACTGGCAACTGCCACACCCGGACCTGCGGCTTTGTTGGTGTCTATGCACAGTTTGAGTTTTGGTTTTAAAAAGTCGATGTTGACCGTACTGGGTAATATCACCGGGCTTTTCATTATGTCCGGGTTAGCTGTACTTGGTCTTAGCACGGTGATCCTGCATTCTGCACTTGCCTTTACCATGGTTAAAGCCCTGGGTGCATTATATCTGATCTATTTGGGTGTGAAATTGTGGCGACATGGGCTGAGTAAACTAGACGTCAACGAATCCAGCTGTGCTAAAAGTAACGCACTCAGCTTATACGGTCAGGGTGTGCTGGTCGCGTTAACTAATCCCAAAGCAATCGTTTTTACAACTGCGCTCTTTCCGCAGTTTATTGTTGTCTCAGAGCCTTTGTTTGCTCAGTTCTCTGTCCTGGTTTTGAGTTTTATGTCTTTGTCGGTGTTGTGTTTGTCCAGTTACGCTTTTGCAGCCCAGCGCGCAAAATCTAAAGCACGCAATCTGGTGTCGGGTAAATGGCTGGGTAAACTATTTGGTTCCACGTTTATTGGTGCAGGCTGTTTTCTTGCAACAACGTCCAGGTAA
- a CDS encoding CocE/NonD family hydrolase has protein sequence MLVAKEAASPLTVPLSDGTLLRATVFLPETDEEKPVILQITPYGRDEATERGEFFRNHGYVFIAVDSRGTGDSQGEFVPFADDGKDAYDIVEWAAKQSFSDGQVATLGGSYRGFVQWSMQKFSPPSLKSMIAIASVYPGKDFPLRNNIFVNYTMSWLNMVSKAGKGASYGGGPWNELYLEQKNNGLAFSELDKLAGNQTTEYQTWLQHPKYDDYWQGFVPNADNYRAINVPILSVTGHYDGDQHGTLLYYQNHQKWGRPEVFDQHYLIMGPWDHGGTRYPKQVLGQLQLGEHSVLDMKQVYLDWFNWTLKGKGKPRYLKGKISKYIQKAGIWHASKQLAQGRWHTLYLARTKRPELSASPSVLVDADRRHSRYVYDPMRKVSAPSAFDLSGEAPLWHADDEKLVFDSAELSEDLVLSGRIQARLWLSINVPDTDFHASAFEVCPENKPLLLAFAIKRARYRNGLQKPEMVTPGQPFSLNMDDFNYVSRVLSKGCKLRFVVSSSSWYHQKHYNGEGAVAHQTAKDAKVAKVTLWHDNTYTSQLRLPVLETVPESYNGAFPLTPKVEKEQ, from the coding sequence GTGTTAGTTGCAAAGGAAGCTGCTAGTCCGCTCACTGTGCCTTTGTCGGACGGCACTTTGCTCAGGGCGACTGTATTTCTGCCTGAGACAGATGAGGAAAAACCGGTTATTTTACAGATCACGCCCTATGGTCGAGATGAAGCGACCGAGCGTGGTGAGTTTTTCCGAAATCATGGCTATGTGTTTATCGCCGTTGATAGCCGAGGAACGGGTGACTCCCAGGGTGAGTTTGTCCCTTTTGCAGATGATGGTAAGGATGCTTATGACATCGTGGAGTGGGCCGCGAAACAGTCATTTAGTGACGGTCAGGTTGCCACTCTGGGTGGCTCGTATCGTGGCTTTGTTCAGTGGTCGATGCAAAAGTTCTCACCGCCATCCCTAAAATCTATGATAGCCATTGCCTCTGTTTATCCCGGTAAGGATTTCCCCCTCAGAAACAACATTTTTGTGAATTACACTATGTCCTGGTTAAACATGGTATCAAAAGCAGGTAAGGGCGCTTCGTACGGAGGGGGTCCTTGGAATGAGCTTTACTTAGAGCAGAAAAATAACGGACTCGCATTTTCTGAATTAGATAAATTAGCTGGCAATCAAACCACTGAGTATCAAACCTGGTTGCAGCATCCAAAGTATGATGATTATTGGCAGGGCTTTGTACCAAACGCCGATAATTACCGGGCGATCAATGTACCTATCCTGTCTGTGACCGGGCATTATGATGGAGATCAGCATGGCACTTTGCTTTACTATCAAAACCATCAAAAATGGGGTCGCCCAGAGGTGTTTGATCAGCATTATTTGATCATGGGCCCATGGGATCACGGTGGCACTCGTTACCCAAAACAGGTTCTGGGGCAGTTGCAATTGGGAGAGCACAGCGTGCTGGATATGAAGCAAGTGTATTTGGATTGGTTTAACTGGACTCTGAAAGGCAAAGGTAAACCACGCTATCTCAAAGGAAAGATCAGTAAATATATCCAGAAAGCGGGTATTTGGCATGCCAGCAAGCAGTTGGCACAGGGCCGCTGGCATACACTGTACTTAGCACGTACTAAGCGGCCAGAGTTATCTGCATCCCCTTCTGTTCTGGTTGATGCTGATCGCCGTCACTCCCGCTATGTTTATGATCCTATGCGTAAGGTCAGTGCGCCATCGGCGTTTGATCTCAGTGGAGAAGCGCCTCTTTGGCATGCTGATGATGAAAAGCTTGTCTTTGATAGTGCAGAGCTTTCCGAAGATCTTGTACTATCGGGTCGGATCCAGGCGAGATTGTGGCTGAGTATCAATGTCCCTGATACGGATTTTCATGCGAGCGCATTTGAAGTGTGCCCTGAGAATAAGCCGTTGCTATTAGCTTTTGCAATTAAAAGAGCAAGGTATCGTAACGGCCTTCAAAAACCAGAAATGGTGACGCCTGGTCAACCGTTTAGCCTGAATATGGACGATTTCAATTATGTTTCACGTGTGTTATCCAAGGGCTGCAAATTACGCTTTGTTGTCTCATCGAGCAGTTGGTATCATCAGAAGCATTATAACGGGGAAGGTGCGGTTGCCCATCAAACCGCTAAAGATGCCAAGGTCGCAAAAGTCACGCTATGGCATGATAACACCTACACAAGCCAACTACGATTGCCGGTGCTTGAAACGGTACCAGAGAGTTATAATGGGGCTTTTCCTCTGACACCTAAAGTAGAGAAAGAACAATAA
- a CDS encoding EAL domain-containing protein: protein MSSLSRFFLLEEETQSPSEVPNWRVSALRIILVTGLLLCLGIFINSLPAALAFELNYVLALTSGFTLTIGVLLTLSRSAYQLCAHLLMIAIVAAGVAIKLFIPLLSLAQLGSIFVYITPILALLLLGKRTAIFYAALNILPFLMIVQQVNVSVIPSGERMLVDGDIYIHFLLFFFFNCTVPLAVWRTSLAASRLNLHMASNNDLLASQKQIYQRFFQKSFHAIVLVDQQFNIVEANEKARRLLGIQTQPLPCNFARVTQDDLSRLLNNNDLIDADLNTFHVGERMIELASREYHSEQLCAWYLNDVSDQHQLQQDLLTLDVAHQQAKYFDARTNLPNKTWLTEQLQVHIDRGQPFALLIAENLNKHVLDYLIDGELHKHLYGHINQVAEHDPSLLDQIAYIGAGRLAIIIEPDAPVLEVAQRWHQNLDFWLKLGQHQFHARYAVGIATYPEHGYIPERLLKNAQQACELRGAGDDLAIFDHGTRRQTLARHEMALLLEKALEHDELQIVLQSKHDNTHSVIGYEALARWHSPLLGWVSPGEFVPIAEEFGLVNHLTQRILHKVCHTLQSHPDIHVPIAINISSRDIACEQFARNTLAIVHSYGLNPRMFEFELTEYSFADDHNQIMEALDRMGFSLSIDDFGIGYSNIARVLASPIKRLKLDRSLVTQITSDQKQQALLLGILTMCDNLGIAALAEGVETQEQLNKLLELGVKEFQGYWFSRPVAVEQVLANSHEASAT from the coding sequence TTGAGTTCTTTAAGCCGCTTTTTCTTACTTGAGGAAGAAACCCAATCGCCAAGCGAGGTGCCTAACTGGCGTGTCAGTGCACTGCGCATTATTTTGGTGACCGGACTTTTATTGTGCCTGGGGATCTTTATCAACAGCTTGCCTGCTGCATTGGCATTTGAACTTAACTATGTGCTGGCGCTCACATCCGGCTTTACACTCACCATAGGCGTGTTGCTTACGCTGAGTCGCAGTGCCTACCAGCTGTGTGCTCATCTGCTGATGATTGCCATTGTGGCCGCCGGTGTGGCCATTAAACTGTTTATCCCCTTGTTATCCCTTGCTCAGCTTGGCTCTATTTTTGTTTACATCACGCCTATTCTGGCTTTACTGCTGCTGGGTAAGCGAACCGCGATTTTTTACGCAGCGTTGAATATCCTCCCGTTTCTGATGATAGTACAGCAGGTTAATGTCTCGGTGATCCCGTCAGGTGAACGCATGCTGGTAGACGGAGACATTTACATACATTTTTTATTGTTTTTCTTCTTTAACTGCACGGTGCCGCTGGCCGTGTGGCGCACCAGTCTGGCCGCCAGCCGACTGAACTTGCATATGGCGAGCAATAACGACCTACTGGCTTCTCAGAAACAAATTTATCAGCGCTTCTTTCAGAAATCATTTCATGCCATTGTGCTGGTAGATCAGCAATTTAATATCGTTGAAGCCAATGAAAAAGCGCGCCGATTACTGGGGATCCAAACTCAACCCCTGCCCTGTAATTTCGCCCGCGTAACTCAGGACGACCTGAGCCGATTGCTAAACAACAACGACCTGATTGATGCTGACCTGAATACCTTTCATGTAGGCGAACGCATGATAGAGCTGGCGTCGCGGGAATATCACTCCGAGCAGCTATGTGCCTGGTACCTTAATGACGTCTCTGATCAGCATCAGCTTCAGCAGGATCTGCTGACGCTGGACGTCGCCCACCAGCAAGCCAAATATTTTGATGCGCGGACCAACTTACCGAATAAAACCTGGCTTACCGAGCAATTACAGGTGCACATTGATCGCGGTCAGCCATTTGCCCTGCTGATTGCTGAAAACCTTAACAAGCATGTACTGGATTACCTGATTGATGGTGAGCTGCACAAACACTTATATGGCCACATTAATCAGGTAGCTGAGCACGACCCCAGCTTGCTCGATCAGATTGCCTATATTGGTGCCGGAAGACTCGCTATTATCATCGAGCCCGATGCACCTGTGCTGGAAGTAGCACAACGCTGGCATCAGAATCTCGATTTCTGGCTCAAACTGGGTCAACATCAGTTCCACGCTCGTTACGCTGTGGGCATTGCCACCTACCCTGAACATGGTTACATCCCGGAACGACTGCTGAAAAATGCGCAGCAGGCTTGTGAATTACGTGGTGCAGGCGATGACCTGGCCATCTTTGACCACGGCACTCGGCGTCAGACGCTGGCGCGTCACGAAATGGCCCTGTTGCTTGAAAAAGCACTGGAACATGACGAGTTGCAAATTGTCTTACAAAGCAAGCACGATAACACCCACTCCGTGATTGGCTATGAAGCCCTGGCCCGTTGGCACAGCCCCTTGCTGGGCTGGGTATCTCCTGGGGAGTTTGTGCCCATTGCTGAAGAGTTTGGCCTAGTCAATCACTTGACACAACGCATACTGCACAAAGTGTGTCACACCTTACAGAGCCACCCGGATATTCATGTGCCTATCGCCATCAATATCAGCTCCCGAGACATTGCCTGCGAGCAGTTTGCCCGCAATACACTGGCTATAGTGCATAGCTACGGCCTGAATCCGCGCATGTTTGAATTTGAGCTAACGGAGTATAGTTTTGCCGATGATCACAATCAGATCATGGAAGCCCTCGATAGAATGGGATTCAGCCTGAGTATTGATGACTTCGGGATAGGGTATTCCAATATTGCACGTGTACTGGCCTCGCCCATTAAGCGACTTAAACTGGACCGCTCTTTGGTCACGCAGATCACCTCAGATCAAAAACAGCAGGCGCTGTTGCTGGGGATCCTGACTATGTGTGATAACCTCGGTATTGCGGCACTGGCAGAGGGCGTTGAAACCCAGGAGCAGCTGAATAAACTGCTCGAACTGGGCGTTAAAGAGTTTCAGGGCTACTGGTTTAGTCGTCCTGTGGCAGTTGAACAGGTGCTGGCGAACTCACACGAGGCCTCAGCCACTTAA
- a CDS encoding LysR family transcriptional regulator, with the protein MLRVTLEQWRMFRAVVEYGGFNQAAKAIHKSQSSIHTSVQKIETALSVKLFQVEGRKTHLTEAGDMMLRRANYLLDEAEKVEAVGQTLAKGVESHLRIAVDEIFPQSLLYKVLETTSQAYPLLRIELVESILSGSFEALQNAKVDIAISPMVLADGFSEQLCQVEFVAVAHPEHKLHQLERELTLEDLKSFRQIVVRDSALGKGTDSGWLGADQRWTVSHLRTMVDMVTQGLGFAWLPRSAITAQLGTGALRPLPLTHNRTRQAQLNLIFKDGDTLGPAARAFLGELRFQCMALEDQQSD; encoded by the coding sequence ATGTTACGAGTTACGCTTGAGCAGTGGCGTATGTTTCGCGCTGTCGTGGAGTATGGCGGATTTAATCAGGCTGCTAAGGCTATCCATAAGAGTCAGTCGAGCATACATACGTCAGTACAGAAAATAGAAACAGCGTTATCGGTTAAGCTATTTCAGGTGGAAGGGCGCAAAACGCACCTGACGGAAGCGGGCGATATGATGTTGCGCCGCGCCAATTATTTGCTCGACGAAGCCGAGAAAGTCGAAGCGGTTGGGCAGACTCTGGCAAAAGGCGTAGAGAGCCACCTGCGTATTGCCGTCGACGAAATCTTTCCTCAGTCATTGCTCTACAAAGTGCTGGAAACAACTTCTCAGGCCTATCCATTGCTTCGCATTGAACTGGTTGAGTCTATTCTGTCAGGGTCGTTTGAGGCGCTTCAGAATGCCAAGGTTGATATTGCCATCTCGCCTATGGTGCTGGCGGATGGGTTCAGTGAACAGCTATGTCAGGTGGAGTTTGTGGCTGTTGCTCATCCGGAGCATAAGTTACATCAGTTGGAACGTGAGCTGACGCTGGAGGACCTCAAATCGTTCCGGCAAATCGTAGTCAGAGATTCTGCGTTGGGTAAGGGGACAGACAGCGGCTGGTTGGGGGCTGATCAACGTTGGACCGTAAGTCATTTGCGCACTATGGTGGATATGGTGACTCAGGGGTTGGGTTTTGCCTGGTTGCCCAGAAGTGCCATTACAGCGCAGCTGGGCACAGGCGCGTTACGACCGCTGCCATTAACTCACAATCGCACACGTCAAGCTCAGCTCAACCTGATTTTTAAAGATGGAGACACGCTCGGCCCGGCTGCCAGGGCGTTTCTTGGGGAGCTGAGATTTCAGTGTATGGCGCTGGAAGATCAGCAAAGCGATTAA
- a CDS encoding AbgT family transporter: MEQAKNANNDTSFVMRFLNNIERVGNKLPDPAMIFLGAMLLIWLLSWMLSGVSFDAIDPRTGEAIVVHNLLSGDSLAGFLASMVKTFTGFAPLGVVLVAMLGVGVAEHSGYINAGLKLMLKRTPQALLTPSIILIAIVSHTATDAGYVLVIPLAGVIFYAMGRHPLAGIAAAFAGVSGGFSANFIPSGIDPLLQSFTQSAAQIIDPEISVNPLNNWFFTSASSIFIILLGWYITDKIIEPRLASTKVDGDTDDLPEFNEVTGKERSAFYAASAVMLAGIGLLIYAASGEDSALRSESGALTDFSAPLMQSIVPLIFLLFWIPGAVFGFMVGTFKSSKDMIDAMSKSMNSMSYYIVMAFFCALFIAAFSQSNLGALLAIEGAEVLKAMALPSSVTVIGIIFLTAFVNLFVGSSSAKWALLGPIFVPMLMQLGISPDLSQAAYRVGDSSSNIITPLMPYFPLVVVYCQKYVKDTGIGTLLALMLPYSIAFLIGWSLFLLAYWGLSIPLGLQSSYIYPAG, from the coding sequence ATGGAACAAGCGAAAAACGCGAATAACGACACCAGTTTCGTTATGCGATTCCTCAACAACATTGAAAGGGTGGGCAATAAGCTGCCAGATCCTGCCATGATTTTCCTCGGTGCCATGCTGCTTATTTGGCTATTATCCTGGATGCTGTCAGGCGTCAGTTTCGATGCGATCGACCCGCGCACCGGAGAAGCGATTGTTGTTCATAACCTGCTTAGCGGTGATTCACTGGCCGGATTTTTGGCCTCAATGGTTAAAACCTTCACTGGCTTTGCGCCGCTGGGCGTAGTTTTAGTTGCTATGTTGGGTGTCGGTGTAGCTGAACACTCGGGTTACATTAATGCGGGCTTGAAGCTGATGTTGAAGCGTACGCCACAGGCCCTGCTTACTCCTTCTATCATCCTGATTGCGATTGTAAGCCATACGGCGACCGATGCCGGGTATGTACTGGTAATTCCATTAGCGGGTGTAATTTTCTACGCCATGGGCCGTCACCCGTTGGCTGGTATTGCAGCGGCATTTGCCGGGGTAAGTGGTGGCTTTAGTGCGAACTTTATCCCTTCAGGTATTGATCCCTTACTGCAGAGCTTCACACAAAGCGCAGCCCAAATCATCGACCCTGAAATCTCGGTCAACCCGCTGAACAACTGGTTCTTCACGTCGGCGTCGAGCATTTTTATCATTCTGCTTGGCTGGTACATTACTGATAAAATTATTGAACCGCGTCTGGCATCGACCAAAGTCGATGGAGATACTGACGATCTGCCTGAATTTAATGAAGTGACGGGTAAAGAGCGTTCGGCATTTTACGCGGCGTCTGCTGTCATGCTGGCCGGTATTGGTTTACTCATCTATGCTGCCAGTGGTGAAGACTCGGCACTACGCAGTGAAAGTGGTGCATTGACCGATTTTAGTGCGCCGCTGATGCAGTCCATTGTACCGCTGATTTTCTTACTGTTCTGGATCCCAGGTGCCGTATTTGGCTTTATGGTTGGCACCTTTAAGTCATCAAAAGACATGATAGATGCAATGAGTAAGTCGATGAACTCAATGTCTTATTACATCGTCATGGCGTTCTTCTGTGCGTTGTTTATCGCGGCATTTAGCCAGTCTAATCTGGGGGCATTACTGGCCATCGAAGGGGCTGAAGTCTTAAAGGCAATGGCGCTGCCAAGCTCTGTGACAGTGATTGGGATTATCTTCCTGACTGCTTTTGTGAATTTGTTCGTTGGTTCAAGTTCTGCAAAATGGGCACTGTTGGGCCCAATCTTTGTGCCTATGCTGATGCAACTGGGTATTTCACCTGATCTGTCTCAGGCGGCATATCGTGTTGGTGACTCCAGCTCAAACATCATTACGCCATTGATGCCTTACTTCCCGCTGGTGGTGGTTTACTGTCAGAAGTATGTGAAAGACACCGGGATTGGTACGTTGCTGGCACTGATGTTGCCATACTCTATTGCCTTCCTGATTGGCTGGAGCTTATTCTTGCTGGCATACTGGGGCCTGAGCATTCCTCTGGGTCTACAGTCTAGCTATATTTATCCGGCAGGTTAA
- a CDS encoding NRAMP family divalent metal transporter, whose product MATAAVGGSHLVAATQAGALFGWQLLWLVVAVNLLKYPFFRFGVEYTLHSGNSLVTGYHNKNRALFYLFVVLNVIAAVVNTAGVLLLTAALLQYALPWSISLTTLCYALLFICLGILLFGHYKLLDKASKWIMAILCFTTLAALLVAVSQGQAHPSPQPAPSPYSLALLGFMVALMGWMPAPIEISAINSLWLKAKTRTQSLSKAQGLFDFNLGYFLTLFLAVVFFSLGVLLQYGQSQKIELAGVAFSKQLIDMYALTLGEWARWLIAMIAFLCMFGTTITVLDGYARTLDDAVKLIKPHKNKASLSLFITLQALFGMVLVLFFKANLKDMLMFAMTLAFLTTPFFAWLNFSLIRKELFAQQSKLVQILTWTGLTYLIAFAVLFVVWRWVL is encoded by the coding sequence ATGGCTACCGCCGCAGTCGGAGGCTCTCATCTGGTCGCCGCCACCCAGGCAGGCGCCTTATTCGGCTGGCAACTATTATGGTTAGTGGTTGCGGTTAACTTACTCAAGTACCCCTTTTTTCGTTTTGGCGTGGAATACACACTGCATAGCGGTAACAGCCTGGTCACGGGCTATCACAATAAAAACCGGGCTTTGTTCTATCTGTTTGTGGTGCTCAATGTTATCGCCGCAGTAGTGAATACGGCAGGGGTACTGTTGCTCACCGCTGCACTGCTTCAGTATGCGTTACCCTGGTCTATCTCGCTGACCACTTTATGCTATGCCTTGCTATTTATCTGCCTTGGGATCTTATTGTTTGGTCACTATAAACTGCTCGACAAAGCCAGTAAGTGGATCATGGCCATCTTGTGCTTTACCACACTTGCAGCCTTGCTGGTCGCAGTATCACAGGGTCAGGCCCACCCATCACCACAACCGGCCCCGTCACCCTACTCACTTGCATTACTGGGGTTTATGGTAGCCCTGATGGGCTGGATGCCAGCGCCGATTGAGATCTCAGCCATCAATTCGCTCTGGCTCAAAGCCAAAACTCGCACTCAATCGCTCAGTAAAGCACAGGGCTTATTTGATTTTAACCTTGGCTACTTTCTGACGCTGTTTCTGGCCGTGGTGTTCTTTTCGCTGGGTGTGTTACTACAGTATGGCCAGAGTCAAAAAATCGAACTGGCAGGTGTCGCTTTTTCTAAACAGCTGATAGACATGTATGCACTGACACTGGGTGAGTGGGCGCGCTGGTTGATAGCCATGATAGCCTTTCTATGTATGTTTGGCACCACCATCACGGTACTGGATGGCTATGCCAGAACCCTGGACGATGCTGTGAAACTGATCAAACCACATAAAAACAAAGCCAGCCTGTCATTGTTTATTACCCTGCAAGCCCTATTCGGTATGGTGCTGGTGCTGTTTTTTAAAGCCAATCTCAAAGACATGCTGATGTTTGCCATGACACTGGCGTTTTTAACCACGCCATTTTTTGCCTGGCTGAATTTCTCGCTGATCCGCAAGGAACTGTTTGCGCAGCAAAGTAAGCTGGTGCAAATATTGACCTGGACAGGTCTTACCTATTTGATTGCGTTTGCAGTGTTATTTGTGGTGTGGCGCTGGGTGCTCTGA
- a CDS encoding YfcL family protein, protein MSLQAYIEAAQQFFDELVERASDDELFAGGYLRGHFDLAVGYAQVEELTLSVDELNAKVESSLVKAYRDGELNEEDKHHVVTIWERLKQLGA, encoded by the coding sequence ATGTCACTTCAAGCGTATATAGAAGCTGCACAGCAGTTTTTTGATGAATTAGTAGAAAGAGCAAGCGATGATGAACTGTTTGCTGGTGGCTACTTACGCGGTCATTTTGACCTGGCAGTTGGGTATGCTCAGGTTGAGGAACTGACGTTATCAGTCGATGAGTTGAATGCCAAAGTTGAGTCCAGCCTGGTGAAAGCATATCGCGACGGTGAGCTTAATGAGGAAGACAAGCATCACGTAGTCACCATCTGGGAACGACTTAAGCAGTTAGGTGCTTAA